A part of Gemmatimonadota bacterium genomic DNA contains:
- a CDS encoding CPBP family intramembrane metalloprotease has translation MNEITEQTDKMGKAFLDLANLGEVRWTRYILTLLIIIATWTFGSGVVLFGVYGSEPEGSPMDGTNPFLDFIALNLLFITVLIGMWIGIRNAHKRSLRTLITPRDRIRWGRIFQGFGLQMGLGIVFAGIDALLFPDNYSYTLDPERFYKFAILVLLLTPFQTTTEELLTRSYFLQILGHFTRHPIVLVILNALPFALFHLMNPEIAAYGVAPMLISYFVVGAFLALVTLKDNGAELAIGIHAANNMFAAVLVNYEGSALSTNAIFTIKEVNVWAGTVAYIASAAIMYWILFRSKRPVP, from the coding sequence ATGAACGAAATAACAGAACAAACCGATAAAATGGGCAAGGCGTTTCTCGATCTCGCCAACCTGGGTGAAGTGCGCTGGACCAGATATATTTTGACGCTGCTAATCATTATTGCCACCTGGACTTTTGGCAGTGGCGTGGTTCTGTTCGGTGTTTATGGCTCTGAACCCGAAGGTTCTCCCATGGATGGCACAAATCCTTTTCTGGATTTTATTGCCCTCAACTTGCTCTTTATCACGGTGCTGATCGGCATGTGGATTGGCATTCGCAACGCACACAAACGCTCTTTACGCACGCTTATTACGCCACGTGACCGCATCCGATGGGGGCGCATATTTCAGGGCTTCGGTTTGCAGATGGGTCTGGGTATTGTTTTCGCAGGTATTGACGCTCTGCTCTTTCCCGATAACTACTCTTATACCCTGGATCCCGAACGCTTTTACAAATTCGCCATTCTCGTCCTGCTCCTCACGCCTTTCCAGACCACTACCGAAGAATTGCTCACGCGCAGTTACTTCCTGCAAATTCTCGGTCACTTCACGCGGCATCCCATTGTCCTCGTTATTCTCAATGCCTTGCCTTTTGCCCTGTTCCATTTGATGAATCCCGAGATCGCGGCGTATGGCGTAGCACCCATGTTGATTTCCTACTTTGTCGTCGGTGCATTTCTCGCCCTCGTCACGCTCAAGGACAATGGTGCAGAACTCGCTATTGGCATTCATGCCGCGAATAACATGTTTGCAGCGGTCCTCGTCAATTACGAAGGCTCCGCGCTATCTACCAATGCCATCTTTACCATAAAAGAGGTCAATGTCTGGGCAGGCACAGTTGCCTACATCGCCTCTGCAGCTATTATGTATTGGATATTGTTCCGCAGTAAACGACCAGTCCCTTGA
- the dgoD gene encoding galactonate dehydratase, whose protein sequence is MKIAKIEQFFPRRRMRLIKITTDTGIVGWGETTLEGKPRSTWAAVEELADYLIGKDPLRIEHHWQHIYRSAFYRGGNVLMTALSGIDQALWDIAGKYFNVPTYQLLGGPVRDRIRVYAHWGIRDSSERGLDAARERLEMLQEKGGYKAFKSGPGGKWRAHEPPEVIDRFVKCAYTMREWVGDDCELCFDFHGKMTPALAVEICHEIKGMRPMFVEEPVPQENVDALKHVSDHVPFPIATGERLLSRWEFRTVFEKNAVAYIQPDGSHAGGISELKRIANMAEVYYIHIMPHCAIGPVAFSACMQVDAAVPNFLIQEQVDAGLGEDLLQDPWVVRDGHIDLPTRPGLGFDLIPKEAEQNIGVYEEELGGEYFYENDGSVADW, encoded by the coding sequence ATGAAAATCGCTAAAATCGAACAATTCTTTCCCCGCCGGAGAATGCGCCTGATCAAAATTACGACCGATACCGGTATTGTCGGTTGGGGAGAGACTACCCTTGAAGGCAAACCCAGGAGCACGTGGGCTGCCGTAGAAGAACTCGCTGATTATCTTATTGGGAAAGATCCCCTGCGCATTGAGCACCACTGGCAACATATTTATCGCTCTGCTTTTTATCGCGGAGGCAATGTACTTATGACGGCTCTTTCGGGTATTGATCAGGCGCTTTGGGATATTGCAGGTAAATACTTCAATGTGCCGACCTATCAGCTTCTCGGCGGACCGGTGCGCGATCGCATTCGCGTTTATGCCCATTGGGGGATTCGCGATAGTTCAGAACGCGGGTTGGATGCTGCGCGTGAGCGTCTCGAAATGCTACAAGAAAAAGGGGGGTACAAAGCTTTTAAATCGGGACCAGGCGGCAAGTGGCGTGCCCATGAACCTCCTGAGGTGATCGACCGCTTTGTCAAATGTGCCTATACTATGCGCGAGTGGGTTGGCGATGACTGCGAACTCTGTTTTGATTTTCACGGCAAGATGACGCCTGCGCTTGCCGTGGAAATTTGCCACGAGATCAAAGGCATGCGGCCCATGTTTGTCGAGGAACCCGTGCCGCAGGAAAATGTCGATGCGCTCAAACACGTTTCCGACCATGTGCCTTTTCCCATTGCTACGGGTGAACGCCTGCTTTCGCGCTGGGAGTTTCGCACTGTTTTTGAAAAAAATGCCGTTGCCTATATCCAGCCCGACGGATCGCATGCAGGCGGTATTTCCGAACTCAAACGCATTGCGAACATGGCTGAAGTGTATTACATACATATTATGCCGCACTGTGCTATTGGGCCAGTTGCGTTCTCTGCCTGTATGCAGGTTGATGCTGCGGTGCCCAATTTCCTCATTCAAGAGCAAGTCGATGCGGGTTTGGGTGAGGATCTCCTGCAAGACCCCTGGGTTGTCAGAGATGGACATATTGATTTGCCCACCAGGCCCGGTCTGGGCTTTGACCTTATCCCCAAAGAAGCCGAACAAAATATCGGGGTTTACGAAGAAGAACTCGGTGGGGAATATTTTTACGAAAACGATGGCAGTGTTGCGGATTGGTGA
- a CDS encoding Ldh family oxidoreductase: MKGLAVPKFQAKALRRIGYELFEAAGCTPEDTRTVVDHLVESNLFGHDSHGAIRFYEYARAVREGRFQPRAVPEVVEEYPCLAVVDAKGAMGQVGATFAAKLASEKARIHGVGCVALRNTSHIGRAGAYPLMVAREGLIGLIFVNAGHLGYQIAPFGGIDGRLSTNPIAFAAPRREAEPILVDMTTSVVAEGKVRVAINSGHQVPEGWLIDSEGNPTVDPGDFSADPPGAILPMGGVVAHKGFALSLVVELLGGTLSGQGCAAGERQMISNGVFLTVYDIAHFTDREAYYDEVEALIQHVKSSRVAPGFEEILLPGEPEFRSAMQRKMKGIEVDDTTWSMICEEARAVGLEPQRWEAERCVG; encoded by the coding sequence ATGAAAGGGCTTGCCGTGCCTAAATTTCAAGCGAAGGCTTTGCGCCGGATTGGTTACGAGCTTTTCGAAGCTGCCGGGTGTACGCCCGAGGACACGAGGACCGTCGTGGACCACCTTGTCGAGTCGAATCTCTTCGGTCACGACTCTCACGGCGCCATCCGGTTCTACGAGTATGCCCGGGCGGTCCGGGAAGGGCGGTTCCAGCCCCGGGCGGTTCCGGAGGTCGTTGAGGAGTATCCCTGCCTGGCTGTTGTGGATGCGAAGGGGGCGATGGGACAGGTGGGCGCGACCTTTGCAGCAAAGCTGGCCAGTGAGAAGGCCCGGATACACGGCGTCGGTTGCGTCGCGCTGCGGAATACCAGCCATATAGGCCGGGCTGGTGCGTATCCGCTCATGGTCGCCCGGGAAGGATTGATTGGTCTGATCTTTGTGAATGCCGGGCACCTGGGTTATCAGATCGCCCCTTTTGGGGGAATCGACGGACGCCTGAGCACCAATCCGATCGCATTTGCTGCCCCCCGACGAGAGGCAGAGCCGATTCTGGTGGACATGACGACTTCGGTGGTGGCAGAAGGGAAGGTGCGGGTGGCGATCAACAGCGGGCACCAGGTCCCCGAGGGTTGGCTGATCGATTCGGAGGGGAATCCGACCGTGGATCCGGGAGATTTTTCGGCCGATCCGCCGGGCGCAATTCTCCCTATGGGCGGCGTGGTTGCCCACAAAGGCTTTGCGTTGAGCCTGGTGGTGGAGCTTTTGGGAGGCACTCTCAGCGGGCAGGGATGCGCTGCCGGCGAGCGCCAGATGATCAGCAACGGCGTGTTTTTGACGGTGTACGACATTGCGCACTTTACTGACCGGGAGGCCTACTACGACGAGGTAGAAGCATTGATCCAGCACGTGAAGTCGAGCCGCGTGGCCCCTGGATTTGAGGAAATCCTGCTGCCCGGAGAGCCGGAGTTCCGCAGCGCGATGCAGCGGAAGATGAAGGGGATCGAGGTAGATGATACGACCTGGTCGATGATCTGCGAGGAAGCGCGCGCCGTCGGGCTG